In Oryzias melastigma strain HK-1 linkage group LG16, ASM292280v2, whole genome shotgun sequence, a single genomic region encodes these proteins:
- the gprc6a gene encoding G-protein coupled receptor family C group 6 member A — MLQESDSDFPQKPAVQVRQFKIMRDEWGVTRLLPLREVGRAVRQNLRAAGGGGSGDISVRGKVEDMARPALAGALLILVLVLSLQTRHLVGSDFPPVATVPGDFMIGGLFPIHEDVNMQNRSFDPQPPQCIRFEERGLSWALAMVNAIEVLNSSPILTEVNVTLGYHILDSCSDVSTALRATEDLLQRVAPLKPVTAVVGASSSEISIAVARLLTLNMIPQISYASTAVILSDKSRFPAFMRTIPNDEHQTAAMVTLLSTYNWTWVGVVTTDGDYGRSALENFASEASESGICVAFRLVLPESVTNPNIQSSIRDTAETIYNNPKVQVIVSFAKPTHMVYLYQELKDQTLRAGQSQKSMRRLWVASDSWASSSSARGNLSLEEIGQVVGFTFKKGNLRSFESYLNRLGSGELSFKGKDRLIQELYTQLNGSKGYTDSELASKAASILKENTQADTIFSIELAVSAIAQAVASICRSRECKSPGAVQPWEVLQALWMHKFTLEAHSYRFNSRGDINLGYDVTLWSSDGRNDIILNVVSEYHVHNNSFTNQSFMQLPELQDIISKCSNSCIPGEFKKTAEGQHTCCYECVSCTENYYTNDTDMDLCLSCDPHTQWSPAGSSSCIPKALLFFSWKDGFAVVLLTFSALGMVLVLLVSALFLYHRDTPVVKAAGGPLSHIMLFSLMISYTSAILFVGRPTHLQCKARQVLYGISFTLCVSCILVKTLKILLAFRFNLEQQEVLRRLYQPYIIITLCLAMQAVTCICWLVFASPFREITIQPTTLLEECHEGSYLAFGVMLGYIAVLAFVCFICAFKGRKLPHQYNEAKFITFSMLLYLISWLLFIPIYVTTTGLYVPAVEMVVILLSNYGILCCHFFPKCYIILLKKEQNTCSAFRKNLYEYSSKTTDSVAVTESSDSHCHYRPPFIPEISPSFFQSAVTVDNKPSTPLTPSPQHQAGRRSSI, encoded by the exons atgctccAAGAATCTGACTCAGACTTTCCACAGAAACCTGCCGTACAAGTGCGACAGTTCAAGATTATGAGGGATGAGTGGGGAGTGACTCGGCTGCTGCCACTCAGGGAGGTGGGCAGGGCTGTGAGGCAGAACCTGAgagcagcaggtggaggaggaagtGGAGATATCTCTGTCAGGGGCAAGGTGGAGGACATGGCCCGGCCTGCTCTCGCAGGAGCTCTGCTCATCCTGGTACTGGTTCTGAGTCTACAAACAAGACATCTTGTTGGGTCGGATTTTCCTCCAGTAGCCACGGTCCCTGGAGATTTCATGATTGGAGGACTGTTTCCCATCCATGAAGACGTGAACATGCAGAACAGATCCTTTGACCCGCAGCCCCCGCAGTGCATCAG GTTTGAGGAGCGAGGCCTCTCGTGGGCGTTGGCTATGGTCAATGCCATTGAAGTCCTGAACAGCTCTCCTATTCTGACTGAAGTCAACGTCACGCTGGGCTACCACATCCTGGACTCCTGCTCGGATGTTAGCACGGCTCTGAGGGCCACGGAGGACCTTCTCCAGAGGGTGGCCCCCCTGAAGCCTGTCACTGCCGTTGTTGGAGCCTCATCCTCTGAAATATCCATCGCTGTTGCCCGACTTCTCACCCTCAACATGATTCCTCAG ATCAGCTATGCATCAACCGCTGTCATCTTGAGCGACAAGAGCCGCTTCCCCGCCTTCATGAGGACCATCCCCAATGATGAGCACCAGACCGCAGCCATGGTCACTCTGCTCAGCACTTACAACTGGACCTGGGTGGGCGTGGTCACTACAGATGGAGACTACGGCAGATCTGCACTGGAGAACTTTGCTAGCGAGGCTTCTGAAAGTGGCATCTGTGTGGCGTTCAGGCTGGTTCTGCCCGAGTCTGTGACCAACCCCAACATCCAGTCTTCCATCAGAGACACAGCGGAAACTATTTACAACAACCCGAAAGTCCAGGTCATCGTGTCGTTTGCCAAGCCCACTCACATGGTCTACCTGTATCAGGAGCTCAAGGATCAGACGCTGAGAGCAGGACAAAGCCAGAAGTCCATGAGGAGACTTTGGGTGGCTAGTGACAGCTGGGCGTCCTCCAGCTCTGCAAGAGGAAACTTGAGTTTAGAGGAGATCGGTCAAGTTGTGGGCTTCACCTTCAAAAAAGGAAACCTGAGATCTTTTGAGTCTTACCTGAACAGGCTCGGCTCAGGTGAACTGAGCTTTAAAGGGAAGGACCGCCTCATCCAGGAGCTGTATACACAACTCAATGGCAGCAAAGGATACACTGACAGCGAACTGGCATCCAAAGCCGCCAGCATTCTCAAGGAAAACACGCAAGCGGACACCATCTTTAGCATCGAACTGGCAGTGAGCGCCATTGCTCAGGCTGTGGCTTCCATCTGTCGAAGCAGAGAATGCAAAAGTCCTGGAGCTGTGCAACCCTGGGAG GTTCTACAAGCTCTGTGGATGCACAAGTTCACCCTTGAAGCCCACAGCTACAGGTTCAACAGCAGAGGAGACATCAACTTGGGCTATGATGTGACGCTGTGGAGCTCAGATGGAAGGAACGATATTATCCTGAATGTTGTGTCAGAGTATCATGTGCACAACAACAGCTTCACCAACCAAAGCTTCATGCAGCTCCCAGAGCTCCAG GACATCATCTCAAAGTGCTCCAACAGCTGTATTCCTGGAGAGTTCAAGAAAACTGCTGAGGGCCAGCACACCTGCTGCTATGAGTGTGTCAGCTGCACTGAAAACTACTACACTAATGACACAG ACATGGACCTCTGTCTGAGCTGTGACCCCCACACCCAGTGGTCTCCTGCAGGCAGTTCCAGCTGCATCCCTAAGGCCCTGCTCTTCTTCTCGTGGAAAGATGGCTTTGCCGTGGTGCTCCTGACCTTTTCTGCTCTGGGCATGGTCCTGGTTCTACTGGTGTCAGCTCTGTTCCTGTATCACCGTGACACGCCAGTGGTGAAAGCTGCGGGGGGGCCGCTAAGCCACATCATGCTGTTCTCCTTGATGATCAGTTACACCAGTGCCATCCTGTTTGTGGGGCGACCGACCCACTTGCAGTGCAAGGCTCGTCAAGTGCTCTATGGCATCAGCTTTACTCTGtgtgtctcctgcattttggtgAAGACTCTGAAAATCCTGCTAGCCTTCCGATTCAACCTGGAGCAACAGGAGGTCCTGCGGAGGCTTTACCAGCCTTACATCATAATCACTCTCTGCTTGGCTATGCAGGCGGTTACCTGCATCTGCTGGTTGGTCTTTGCAAGTCCATTTAGGGAAATTACCATTCAACCAACCACTCTGCTGGAGGAGTGTCATGAAGGCTCTTATCTTGCTTTTGGGGTTATGTTGGGTTACATAGCAGTGCTGGCATTTGTGTGCTTCATTTGTGCGTTTAAAGGACGCAAACTGCCCCATCAGTACAATGAGGCCAAGTTCATCACATTCAGCATGCTGCTGTACCTGATCTCATGGCTGCTCTTTATTCCCATCTACGTCACCACCACAGGCCTCTATGTGCCCGCTGTGGAGATGGTGGTTATTCTACTGTCCAACTATGGCATCCTCTGCTGCCACTTCTTCCCCAAGTGCTACATAATCCTGCTCAAGAAGGAGCAGAACACCTGCAGTGCCTTTAGGAAAAATCTCTATGAATATTCCAGTAAAACCACAGATTCAGTGGCTGTTACAGAGAGTTCAGACTCTCACTGTCACTATAGACCTCCATTCATCCCTGAAATCTCTCCATCTTTCTTTCAGTCTGCTGTGACAGTAGACAACAAACCCAGCACACCCCTAACCCCCAGCCCCCAACACCAAGCAGGAAGAAGAAGCAGCATCTAA